In one window of Ovis aries strain OAR_USU_Benz2616 breed Rambouillet chromosome 3, ARS-UI_Ramb_v3.0, whole genome shotgun sequence DNA:
- the NACA gene encoding nascent polypeptide-associated complex subunit alpha isoform X5 — translation MPGEATETVPATEQELPQPQAETGSGTESDSDESVPELEEQDSTQATTQQAQLAAAAEIDEEPVSKAKQSRSEKKARKAMSKLGLRQVTGVTRVTIRKSKNILFVITKPDVYKSPASDTYIVFGEAKIEDLSQQAQLAAAEKFKVQGEAVSNIQENTQTPTVQEESEEEEVDETGVEVKDIELVMSQANVSRAKAVRALKNNSNDIVNAIMVSIQAYSDSLFPDRLWVTIFCA, via the exons ATGCCCGGTGAAGCCACAGAAACCGTCCCTGCTACAGAGCAGGAGTTGCCACAGCCCCAGGCTGAGACAG GGTCTGGAACAGAATCTGATAGTGATGAATCGGTCCCAGAGCTTGAGGAACAGGATTCTACACAGGCAACCACACAACAAGCTCAG ctggcagcagcagctgaaatCGATGAAGAACCAGTCAGTAAAGCAAAACAGAGCCGGAGTGAAAAGAAGGCACGGAAG gcTATGTCCAAACTGGGTCTTCGACAGGTTACAGGGGTTACTAGAGTCACTATCCGGAAATCTAAGAATATCCTTTTTGTCATCACAAAACCAGATGTGTACAAGAGCCCAGCTTCAGATACCTACATTGTTTTTGGGGAAGCCAAG ATTGAGGATTTATCTCAGCAAGCACAGTTAGCAGCTGCTGAGAAATTCAAAGTTCAAGGTGAAGCTGTCTCAAACATCCAAGAAAACACACAGACTCCAACTgtacaagaggagagtgaagaggaagAG GTTGATGAAACAGGTGTGGAAGTTAAGGACATAGAATTGGTCATGTCACAAGCAAATGTGTCGAGAGCAAAGGCAGTCCGAGCCCTGAAGAACAACAGCAATGATATTGTAAATGCTATTATGGTAAGTATCCAAGCTTACTCTGACTCCCTCTTCCCTGACCGGTTGTGGGTGACTATTTTTTGTGCTTAA
- the NACA gene encoding nascent polypeptide-associated complex subunit alpha isoform X6: MPGEATETVPATEQELPQPQAETGSGTESDSDESVPELEEQDSTQATTQQAQLAAAAEIDEEPVSKAKQSRSEKKARKAMSKLGLRQVTGVTRVTIRKSKNILFVITKPDVYKSPASDTYIVFGEAKIEDLSQQAQLAAAEKFKVQGEAVSNIQENTQTPTVQEESEEEEVDETGVEVKDIELVMSQANVSRAKAVRALKNNSNDIVNAIMELTM; encoded by the exons ATGCCCGGTGAAGCCACAGAAACCGTCCCTGCTACAGAGCAGGAGTTGCCACAGCCCCAGGCTGAGACAG GGTCTGGAACAGAATCTGATAGTGATGAATCGGTCCCAGAGCTTGAGGAACAGGATTCTACACAGGCAACCACACAACAAGCTCAG ctggcagcagcagctgaaatCGATGAAGAACCAGTCAGTAAAGCAAAACAGAGCCGGAGTGAAAAGAAGGCACGGAAG gcTATGTCCAAACTGGGTCTTCGACAGGTTACAGGGGTTACTAGAGTCACTATCCGGAAATCTAAGAATATCCTTTTTGTCATCACAAAACCAGATGTGTACAAGAGCCCAGCTTCAGATACCTACATTGTTTTTGGGGAAGCCAAG ATTGAGGATTTATCTCAGCAAGCACAGTTAGCAGCTGCTGAGAAATTCAAAGTTCAAGGTGAAGCTGTCTCAAACATCCAAGAAAACACACAGACTCCAACTgtacaagaggagagtgaagaggaagAG GTTGATGAAACAGGTGTGGAAGTTAAGGACATAGAATTGGTCATGTCACAAGCAAATGTGTCGAGAGCAAAGGCAGTCCGAGCCCTGAAGAACAACAGCAATGATATTGTAAATGCTATTATG GAATTAACAATGTAA
- the NACA gene encoding nascent polypeptide-associated complex subunit alpha isoform X3, which yields MPGEATETVPATEQELPQPQAETAVPPVSSALSVTAALGQPKPTPTPPCSLASQQCPLATPDQPSPFLSPSTIASTPFEAPFLPSSHGTALPLGAAPPTDTPIFLPNLIGPPISPAALALASPMITPTLKGAHSSSAPLALVALAPHSVQKSSDYPPNALSSPPSVAVIESGSVTSLSAPVARSEPKPSPSQAPSQVIPNPKGTPNPPSIVSAIPSHLVTPLASIQSDLPSCSQIPPATPPAIPSPQVKGVSVSSALTAPQNPVSLSLKGPLSPPAASSLSTQSFAEAAGSPPVCLTSLGSLTPLHQSSPVQTSSSNILSDPIEDTIFVDDSSTDASSQRSVIPPLPSRNEVVPTAVTAFPGGTPTSSLALSADKGISAVTDLTSSNVVASSPLSPTASLILKDFPSTAALAAPKDAPSPQSTSSSPEIALSPEATLATKSYLEPLPVVKPASTTPSSLSVNSPVSVIRTDSYASPDPTNLLLKSSFTTPTVAAFPLESAAIDGMAPTTAKGSGTESDSDESVPELEEQDSTQATTQQAQLAAAAEIDEEPVSKAKQSRSEKKARKAMSKLGLRQVTGVTRVTIRKSKNILFVITKPDVYKSPASDTYIVFGEAKIEDLSQQAQLAAAEKFKVQGEAVSNIQENTQTPTVQEESEEEEVDETGVEVKDIELVMSQANVSRAKAVRALKNNSNDIVNAIMVSIQAYSDSLFPDRLWVTIFCA from the exons ATGCCCGGTGAAGCCACAGAAACCGTCCCTGCTACAGAGCAGGAGTTGCCACAGCCCCAGGCTGAGACAG CTGTGCCTCCTGTGTCTTCAGCCTTGAGTGTCACTGCTGCTTTAGGGCAGCCTAAACCTACCCCTACCCCTCCTTGTTCCCTGGCCTCCCAACAATGCCCTCTGGCAACCCCTGACCAGCCTTCcccattcctttctccctctACCATTGCCTCAACCCCTTTTGAAGCTCCTTTTCTCCCGTCATCCCATGGGACAGCCCTGCCTTTGGGAGCTGCCCCTCCCACTGACACCCCCATTTTCTTACCAAACCTAATAGGGCCTCCCATCTCCCCAGCTGCCTTAGCTCTGGCCTCTCCCATGATAACTCCAACTCTGAAAGGTGCTCATTCCTCTTCAGCTCCCTTGGCTCTGGTGGCCTTGGCTCCCCACTCAGTTCAGAAGAGCTCTGACTATCCCCCTAATGCTCTTAGTTCACCTCCTTCAGTCGCCGTGATTGAGTCGGGGTCAGTGACATCTCTGTCAGCTCCAGTTGCTCGCTCAGAACCAAAGCCCTCTCCTAGTCAAGCTCCCTCTCAAGTAATTCCTAATCCAAAGGGTACTCCCAACCCTCCAAGTATAGTCAGTGCTATCCCTTCCCATCTTGTAACTCCTTTGGCCTCTATTCAGTCTGACCTACCCTCATGTTCTCAGATACCACCCGCCACTCCCCCAGCCATCCCTTCCCCTCAAGTCAAAGGTGTCTCTGTTTCCTCGGCTCTGACTGCTCCACAAAACCCTGTAAGCCTCAGCCTAAAGGGACCGCTTAGTCCACCTGCTGCTTCATCTCTTTCAACTCAGTCTTTTGCTGAGGCTGCTGGGTCCCCCCCAGTTTGCCTCACTTCTCTCGGCTCTCTTACACCTTTACATCAGAGTTCTCCTGTTCAAACTTCAAGTTCTAATATTCTGTCAGATCCCATAGAAGATACTATTTTTGTAGATGATTCTTCTACAGATGCCTCTTCTCAGAGATCTGTAATTCCCCCCCTTCCTTCCAGAAATGAGGTGGTTCCTACTGCTGTGACTGCTTTTCCAGGGGGGACTCCAACTTCCTCTCTGGCTCTGTCTGCTGACAAAGGCATCTCTGCTGTCACTGACCTCACCTCCTCAAATGTAGTTGCCTCTTCTCCGTTATCTCCTACAGCCTCTCTAATTCTCAAAGATTTTCCTAGTACAGCAGCCCTGGCAGCACCTAAAGATGCCCCCTCTCCCCAAAGTACATCGTCTTCCCCAGAGATAGCTCTTTCTCCTGAAGCCACCCTAGCAACAAAAAGCTACCTAGAGCCTCTCCCTGTAGTGAAGCCAGCCAGTACTACTCCCTCTTCTCTGAGTGTTAACTCCCCAGTCTCTGTAATCAGGACAGATTCTTATGCAAGCCCAGACCCAACTAATCTGCTTCTCAAAAGTTCTTTCACTACCCCAACTGTAGCTGCATTTCCTTTGGAAAGTGCTGCCATTGATGGAATGGCTCCTACAACTGCCAAAG GGTCTGGAACAGAATCTGATAGTGATGAATCGGTCCCAGAGCTTGAGGAACAGGATTCTACACAGGCAACCACACAACAAGCTCAG ctggcagcagcagctgaaatCGATGAAGAACCAGTCAGTAAAGCAAAACAGAGCCGGAGTGAAAAGAAGGCACGGAAG gcTATGTCCAAACTGGGTCTTCGACAGGTTACAGGGGTTACTAGAGTCACTATCCGGAAATCTAAGAATATCCTTTTTGTCATCACAAAACCAGATGTGTACAAGAGCCCAGCTTCAGATACCTACATTGTTTTTGGGGAAGCCAAG ATTGAGGATTTATCTCAGCAAGCACAGTTAGCAGCTGCTGAGAAATTCAAAGTTCAAGGTGAAGCTGTCTCAAACATCCAAGAAAACACACAGACTCCAACTgtacaagaggagagtgaagaggaagAG GTTGATGAAACAGGTGTGGAAGTTAAGGACATAGAATTGGTCATGTCACAAGCAAATGTGTCGAGAGCAAAGGCAGTCCGAGCCCTGAAGAACAACAGCAATGATATTGTAAATGCTATTATGGTAAGTATCCAAGCTTACTCTGACTCCCTCTTCCCTGACCGGTTGTGGGTGACTATTTTTTGTGCTTAA
- the NACA gene encoding nascent polypeptide-associated complex subunit alpha isoform X2 has translation MPGEATETVPATEQELPQPQAETAVPPVSSALSVTAALGQPKPTPTPPCSLASQQCPLATPDQPSPFLSPSTIASTPFEAPFLPSSHGTALPLGAAPPTDTPIFLPNLIGPPISPAALALASPMITPTLKGAHSSSAPLALVALAPHSVQKSSDYPPNALSSPPSVAVIESGSVTSLSAPVARSEPKPSPSQAPSQVIPNPKGTPNPPSIVSAIPSHLVTPLASIQSDLPSCSQIPPATPPAIPSPQVKGVSVSSALTAPQNPVSLSLKGPLSPPAASSLSTQSFAEAAGSPPVCLTSLGSLTPLHQSSPVQTSSSNILSDPIEDTIFVDDSSTDASSQRSVIPPLPSRNEVVPTAVTAFPGGTPTSSLALSADKGISAVTDLTSSNVVASSPLSPTASLILKDFPSTAALAAPKDAPSPQSTSSSPEIALSPEATLATKSYLEPLPVVKPASTTPSSLSVNSPVSVIRTDSYASPDPTNLLLKSSFTTPTVAAFPLESAAIDGMAPTTAKGTSTPSNVASPSTLTTLPLMPPTSESCPMAPVVTLSSQNASASLAPMAQVPEIPKSESSTPLPPTGTPQGEKKVHGISQTSPLAPVASAPEGYPTKDSGASITASSKGMYLADSPSPLGTTVSPQPKRIPTKKGSATAPSSLAPSASKSVLAIPDTPAGNLSFTVSPVEASSLPEADLPFHVSKGSLAEKHSPTPPSPREAPVPPPMVPSPKEGPASPSPKETLTPLAVTPSTPKGAPAAPSLKEAPTPLAMTPPSPKGSSATTLPKETPLPAVTPSSPKGAPATPSPKQTPATPPPKETPTFPAKAPPSSKRTPVKPPPKEESTPLGVTHSSPKESLAIPPPKETSSSSALTPPSPKRGPATRSPKKAPASPPPKEDSTPPPVTPPSPKGSPATPSPKRAPASPPPKGDSTPPPVTPPSPKGSPATPSPKKAPASPPPKEDSTPPPVTPPSPKGSPATPSPKKAPASPPPKGDFTSPPVTPPSPKGSPATPSPKKAPASPPPKGDSTPPPVTPPSPKGSPATPSPKRAPASPPPKGDFTSPPVAPPSPKGSPATPSPKRAPASPPPKGDFTSPPVAPPSPKGSPATPSPKKAPASPPPKEDSTPPPVTPPSPKGSPATPSPKGAPASPPPKGDFTSPPVTPPSPKGSPATPSPKKAPASPPPKGDSTPPPVTPPSPKGSPATPSPKGAPASPPPKEDSTPQPVTPPSPKGSPATPSPKRAPASPPPKGDFTSPAMTPPSPEKAPATPSPKGTPTPSAVTSPPPKRGPATPPLTGDPAPPSVAPLSPKRASATLAPKESPATPDPKEASAAASLKGTPTPLAVAPPSSKGTPAPKRASATPDNKEVPTSPAVTPSTKKATGTPVPKGVPTPSAVIPPSPKKSPVPKGAPATSSSKGAPTPPTVIPLSPKEAPTSPVSVTCPLGSTAPQASKGPRIKKGPTAVKAVLDGSAPESAPVITTPTQKGPAAKKSSISPPVCPDPSAQNGTKGPLPAVAPAPLLTVSTQKGSSPKVPKALPVSPLKGTDSFHSPKGPLPPPPESETSTPSATAAPEKILPKAGSVSVSPAPTPSVSLPLASSPVPPLLPKQQFLPSSPGLVLESPCKPSAPADEDELPPLIPPEPISGGVPFQPVLVNMPTPKPAGIPAPTPSAKQPVVKNNKGSGTESDSDESVPELEEQDSTQATTQQAQLAAAAEIDEEPVSKAKQSRSEKKARKAMSKLGLRQVTGVTRVTIRKSKNILFVITKPDVYKSPASDTYIVFGEAKIEDLSQQAQLAAAEKFKVQGEAVSNIQENTQTPTVQEESEEEEVDETGVEVKDIELVMSQANVSRAKAVRALKNNSNDIVNAIMELTM, from the exons ATGCCCGGTGAAGCCACAGAAACCGTCCCTGCTACAGAGCAGGAGTTGCCACAGCCCCAGGCTGAGACAG CTGTGCCTCCTGTGTCTTCAGCCTTGAGTGTCACTGCTGCTTTAGGGCAGCCTAAACCTACCCCTACCCCTCCTTGTTCCCTGGCCTCCCAACAATGCCCTCTGGCAACCCCTGACCAGCCTTCcccattcctttctccctctACCATTGCCTCAACCCCTTTTGAAGCTCCTTTTCTCCCGTCATCCCATGGGACAGCCCTGCCTTTGGGAGCTGCCCCTCCCACTGACACCCCCATTTTCTTACCAAACCTAATAGGGCCTCCCATCTCCCCAGCTGCCTTAGCTCTGGCCTCTCCCATGATAACTCCAACTCTGAAAGGTGCTCATTCCTCTTCAGCTCCCTTGGCTCTGGTGGCCTTGGCTCCCCACTCAGTTCAGAAGAGCTCTGACTATCCCCCTAATGCTCTTAGTTCACCTCCTTCAGTCGCCGTGATTGAGTCGGGGTCAGTGACATCTCTGTCAGCTCCAGTTGCTCGCTCAGAACCAAAGCCCTCTCCTAGTCAAGCTCCCTCTCAAGTAATTCCTAATCCAAAGGGTACTCCCAACCCTCCAAGTATAGTCAGTGCTATCCCTTCCCATCTTGTAACTCCTTTGGCCTCTATTCAGTCTGACCTACCCTCATGTTCTCAGATACCACCCGCCACTCCCCCAGCCATCCCTTCCCCTCAAGTCAAAGGTGTCTCTGTTTCCTCGGCTCTGACTGCTCCACAAAACCCTGTAAGCCTCAGCCTAAAGGGACCGCTTAGTCCACCTGCTGCTTCATCTCTTTCAACTCAGTCTTTTGCTGAGGCTGCTGGGTCCCCCCCAGTTTGCCTCACTTCTCTCGGCTCTCTTACACCTTTACATCAGAGTTCTCCTGTTCAAACTTCAAGTTCTAATATTCTGTCAGATCCCATAGAAGATACTATTTTTGTAGATGATTCTTCTACAGATGCCTCTTCTCAGAGATCTGTAATTCCCCCCCTTCCTTCCAGAAATGAGGTGGTTCCTACTGCTGTGACTGCTTTTCCAGGGGGGACTCCAACTTCCTCTCTGGCTCTGTCTGCTGACAAAGGCATCTCTGCTGTCACTGACCTCACCTCCTCAAATGTAGTTGCCTCTTCTCCGTTATCTCCTACAGCCTCTCTAATTCTCAAAGATTTTCCTAGTACAGCAGCCCTGGCAGCACCTAAAGATGCCCCCTCTCCCCAAAGTACATCGTCTTCCCCAGAGATAGCTCTTTCTCCTGAAGCCACCCTAGCAACAAAAAGCTACCTAGAGCCTCTCCCTGTAGTGAAGCCAGCCAGTACTACTCCCTCTTCTCTGAGTGTTAACTCCCCAGTCTCTGTAATCAGGACAGATTCTTATGCAAGCCCAGACCCAACTAATCTGCTTCTCAAAAGTTCTTTCACTACCCCAACTGTAGCTGCATTTCCTTTGGAAAGTGCTGCCATTGATGGAATGGCTCCTACAACTGCCAAAGGTACTTCCACTCCTTCAAATGTGGCCAGTCCTTCCACTCTTACTACTTTACCTTTGATGCCTCCAACCTCTGAAAGTTGCCCTATGGCTCCAGTAGTGACTTTATCTTCCCAGAATGCTTCTGCTTCTCTAGCTCCTATGGCACAGGTCCCTGAAATTCCCAAGTCTGAGTCTTCTACCCCTCTGCCTCCAACTGGTACTCCTCAGGGTGAAAAGAAAGTTCATGGCATTTCTCAAACCTCACCATTGGCACCTGTGGCTTCTGCTCCTGAAGGGTACCCAACTAAAGACTCTGGTGCTTCTATTACTGCATCTTCCAAAGGAATGTACCTAGCTGACTCCCCATCTCCTTTAGGGACTACTGTGTCTCCTCAGCCTAAAAGAATTCCAACCAAGAAGGGTTCAGCTACTGCTCCCTCAAGTCTTGCCCCTTCTGCTTCTAAAAGTGTACTTGCTATCCCTGATACTCCTGCTGGAAATCTCTCGTTTACTGTTTCTCCAGTTGAAGCTTCCTCTCTTCCAGAGGCCGATCTTCCTTTTCATGTCTCTAAAGGATCACTAGCCGAGAAGCATTCCCCTACTCCCCCATCCCCCAGAGAGGCTCCTGTTCCCCCGCCTATGGTTCCTTCCCCCAAGGAGGGGCCAGCATCCCCATCCCCTAAAGAGACCCTTACTCCTCTAGCTGTGACCCCTTCCACCCCCAAAGGAGCCCCAGCAGCTCCTTCCCTTAAAGAGGCTCCCACTCCCCTAGCTATGACTCCTCCTTCACCCAAAGGGAGCTCAGCAACCACATTACCTAAAGAGACTCCCCTTCCTGCTGTGACCCCTTCCTCCCCAAAAGGAGCCCCAGCAACTCCTTCCCCAAAGCAAACCCCAGCCACCCCACCTCCCAAAGAGACTCCCACTTTCCCAGCTAAGGCTCCTCCCTCTTCCAAAAGAACCCCAGTTAAGCCACCTCCAAAGGAGGAGTCCACTCCCCTAGGTGTGACTCATTCTTCCCCCAAAGAGAGCCTAGCAATCCCGCCTCCCAAAGAGACTTCCTCTTCCTCAGCTCtgactcctccctcccccaaaagGGGCCCAGCAACTCGATCTCCCAAAAAAGCCCCAGCTAGCCCACCTCCAAAGGAAGACTCCACTCCCCCACCTGtgactcctccctcccccaaaggAAGCCCAGCCACTCCATCTCCCAAAAGAGCCCCAGCTAGCCCACCTCCAAAGGGAGACTCCACTCCCCCACCTGtgactcctccctcccccaaaggGAGCCCAGCCACTCCATCTCCCAAAAAAGCCCCAGCTAGCCCACCTCCAAAGGAAGACTCCACTCCCCCACCTGtgactcctccctcccccaaaggGAGCCCAGCCACTCCATCTCCCAAAAAAGCCCCAGCTAGCCCACCTCCAAAGGGGGATTTTACTTCCCCACCTGtgactcctccctcccccaaaggGAGCCCAGCTACTCCATCTCCCAAAAAAGCCCCGGCTAGCCCACCTCCAAAGGGAGACTCCACTCCCCCACCTGtgactcctccctcccccaaaggGAGCCCAGCCACTCCATCTCCCAAAAGAGCCCCAGCTAGCCCACCTCCAAAGGGGGATTTTACTTCCCCACCTgtggctcctccctcccccaaaggGAGCCCAGCCACTCCATCTCCCAAAAGAGCCCCAGCTAGCCCACCTCCAAAGGGGGATTTTACTTCCCCACCTgtggctcctccctcccccaaaggGAGCCCAGCCACTCCATCTCCCAAAAAAGCCCCAGCTAGCCCACCTCCAAAGGAAGACTCCACTCCCCCACCTGtgactcctccctcccccaaaggGAGCCCAGCCACTCCATCTCCCAAAGGAGCCCCAGCTAGCCCACCTCCAAAGGGGGATTTTACTTCCCCACCTGtgactcctccctcccccaaaggGAGCCCAGCCACTCCATCTCCCAAAAAAGCCCCAGCTAGCCCACCTCCAAAGGGAGACTCCACTCCCCCACCTGtgactcctccctcccccaaaggGAGCCCAGCCACTCCATCTCCCAAAGGAGCCCCAGCTAGCCCACCTCCAAAGGAAGATTCCACTCCCCAACCTGtgactcctccctcccccaaaggGAGCCCAGCGACTCCATCTCCCAAAAGAGCCCCGGCTAGCCCACCTCCAAAGGGGGATTTTACTTCCCCAGCTATGACTCCTCCGTCTCCAGAAAAGGCCCCAGCAACTCCATCACCCAAAGGAACCCCCACTCCCTCTGCTGTGACTTCTCCTCCCCCCAAAAGGGGTCCAGCAACCCCACCTCTCACAGGAGACCCTGCTCCCCCATCTGTGGCTCCTCTCTCCCCCAAAAGAGCTTCAGCAACTCTGGCTCCCAAAGAGTCTCCAGCAACTCCAGACCCCAAAGAGGcctcagcagcagcatcactcaAAGGAACTCCTACTCCTTTAGCTgtggctcctccctcctccaaaGGGACTCCGGCCCCCAAAAGAGCCTCAGCAACTCCAGACAACAAAGAGGTCCCTACTTCCCCAGCCGTGACTCCTTCCACCAAAAAAGCAACAGGAACCCCTGTCCCCAAAGGAGTGCCCACTCCCTCAGCTGTaattcctccctccccaaaaaaGTCTCCAGTCCCCAAAGGGGCCCCAGCAACCTCATCCTCCAAAGGGGCTCCCACTCCCCCGACTGTGATTCCTCTCTCTCCCAAAGAGGCCCCTACTTCCCCAGTTTCAGTCACATGTCCCTTGGGGTCCACTGCCCCTCAGGCATCTAAAGGGCCCCGAATAAAGAAAGGCCCCACAGCTGTCAAAGCAGTGCTTGATGGTTCAGCTCCAGAAAGTGCACCAGTCATCACAACTCCCACTCAGAAAGGTCCAGCAGCCAAGAAGAGTTCTATTTCACCACCTGTGTGCCCAGATCCCTCAGCTCAGAATGGTACTAAAGGACCCCTTCCTGCAGTGGCTCCAGCTCCTCTACTGACAGTCTCTACTCAGAAAGGTTCTTCTCCAAAGGTTCCAAAAgccctccctgtctctcccttAAAGGGCACAGATTCTTTCCATTCCCCAAAGGGCCCCTTGCCGCCGCCTCCTGAGTCAGAGACATCTACCCCTTCAGCAACAGCTGCCCCAGAGAAGATACTTCCTAAAGCTGGATCAGTGTCTGTCTCTCCAGCACCTACCCCATCAGTCTCTCTGCCTCTTGCTTCCTCCCCAGTTCCCCCTCTGCTTCCTAAACAGCAATTTCTGCCGTCCTCACCTGGGCTGGTGCTGGAATCACCCTGTAAGCCCTCAGCCCCTGCTGATGAGGATGAGCTGCCGCCTCTGATTCCCCCGGAACCAATCTCGGGGGGAGTGCCTTTCCAGCCGGTCCTCGTCAACATGCCCACCCCTAAACCTGCTGGGATCCCTGCCCCAACCCCCTCTGCCAAGCAACCTGTTGTGAAGAACAATAAGG GGTCTGGAACAGAATCTGATAGTGATGAATCGGTCCCAGAGCTTGAGGAACAGGATTCTACACAGGCAACCACACAACAAGCTCAG ctggcagcagcagctgaaatCGATGAAGAACCAGTCAGTAAAGCAAAACAGAGCCGGAGTGAAAAGAAGGCACGGAAG gcTATGTCCAAACTGGGTCTTCGACAGGTTACAGGGGTTACTAGAGTCACTATCCGGAAATCTAAGAATATCCTTTTTGTCATCACAAAACCAGATGTGTACAAGAGCCCAGCTTCAGATACCTACATTGTTTTTGGGGAAGCCAAG ATTGAGGATTTATCTCAGCAAGCACAGTTAGCAGCTGCTGAGAAATTCAAAGTTCAAGGTGAAGCTGTCTCAAACATCCAAGAAAACACACAGACTCCAACTgtacaagaggagagtgaagaggaagAG GTTGATGAAACAGGTGTGGAAGTTAAGGACATAGAATTGGTCATGTCACAAGCAAATGTGTCGAGAGCAAAGGCAGTCCGAGCCCTGAAGAACAACAGCAATGATATTGTAAATGCTATTATG GAATTAACAATGTAA